A genomic segment from Toxotes jaculatrix isolate fToxJac2 chromosome 6, fToxJac2.pri, whole genome shotgun sequence encodes:
- the abhd17ab gene encoding alpha/beta hydrolase domain-containing protein 17A: MNGLSFSELCCLFCCPPCPSRIAAKLAFLPPEPTYTFLPDPEAGPGATGTTGTSSLRTRSGASVAGSGGAAAVDGRWKLHLTERAEFQYSQRELDMTEVFLTRSSRGNRVGCMYIRCVPNARFTVLFSHGNAVDLGQMSSFYIGLGTRINCNIFSYDYSGYGVSTGKPSEKNLYADIDAAWHALRTRYGISPENIILYGQSIGTVPTVDLGSRYECAAVVLHSPLTSGMRVAFPDTKKTYCFDAFPNIEKVSKITSPVLIIHGTEDEVIDFSHGLALFERCPKAVEPLWVEGAGHNDIELYSQYLERLRRFIGQELTVQHA; this comes from the exons ATGAATGGCCTGTCATTCAGTGAGCTTTGCTGCCTGTTCTGCTGCCCGCCCTGTCCCAGCCGCATCGCAGCCAAGCTCGCCTTCCTGCCCCCTGAGCCCACTTACACCTTTCTTCCAGACCCGGAGGCAGGCCCGGGTGCAACGGGGACAACAGGGACGTCGAGTCTGCGGACACGGAGCGGAGCATCAGTTGCTGGAAGCGGCGGGGCCGCGGCTGTGGACGGAAGATGGAAACTTCACCTCACAGAGCGAGCAGAGTTTCAGTACTCGCAGAGGGAGCTGGATATGACAGAGGTGTTCCTCACTCGATCCAGCCGAGGGAACCGAGTCGGCTGTATGTACATTCGCTGTGTTCCCAATGCGAG ATTTACAGTGCTTTTCTCCCATGGTAACGCAGTAGACCTGGGCCAGATGAGCAGCTTCTACATCGGCCTTGGCACCCGCATCAATTGCAACATCTTTTCCTATGACTACTCAGGCTACGGTGTCAGCACTGGCAAGCCCTCTGAAAAGAACCTCTATGCAGACATAGATGCTGCCTGGCATGCCCTGCGAACACG ATATGGCATCAGCCCAGAGAATATCATCTTGTATGGACAAAGCATTGGTACAGTTCCCACTGTAGACCTGGGGTCACGGTATGAGTGTGCTGCCGTTGTTCTTCATTCACCTCTAACATCTGGCATGAGAGTGGCCTTtccagacacaaagaaaacctACTGCTTTGACGCTTTCCCCAA CATCGAGAAAGTGTCCAAAATCACATCTCCAGTGCTCATCATCCACGGGACAGAGGACGAGGTGATCGACTTCTCCCACGGCCTGGCTCTGTTCGAGCGCTGCCCCAAGGCCGTGGAGCCTCTGTGGGTGGAGGGAGCGGGACACAACGACATTGAATTGTACAGCCAGTATCTGGAGCGTCTACGCCGCTTCATAGGACAGGAGCTGACGGTACAACACGCCTGA
- the zgc:77486 gene encoding AN1-type zinc finger protein 5 isoform X2 encodes MAQETNQTQVPMLCTMGCGFYGNPRTNGMCSVCYKEHLQRQQGGGRSSPPGEKAATSPAGSPGSAGVTVESTTSEPSTEVAGTPPEEQTTSPSSPSPVTQQMTAMSISQDSGAVDSDRAEAEEGEEEGTSNSTEPLGEAAQASSDGDQTPDKNKKKNRCFSCRKKVGLTGFDCRCGNLFCAIHRYSDKHDCPYDYRSAAAARIRKENPIVVAEKIQKL; translated from the exons ATGGCTCAGGAGACCAATCAGACGCAGGTGCCAATGCTTTGCACTATGGGATGCGGTTTCTATGGTAACCCCCGCACCAACGGCATGTGCTCGGTCTGCTACAAGgaacacctgcagagacaacaGGGAGGGGGGCGATCCAGCCCCCCGGGAGAGAAAG CTGCTACGTCACCAGCAGGATCACCAGGATCAGCTGGTGTGACTGTGGAGAGCACAACTTCAGAGCCTAGTACAGAGGTGGCAGGAACCCCACCTGAGGAACAGACAACCAG CCCTAGTTCTCCCAGCCCAGTAACTCAACAGATGACCGCTATGAGCATCTCCCAGGATTCAGGAGCTGTAGACTCTGATCGAGCGGAGGCTgaggagggtgaagaggagggtaCTTCAAACAGCACAG aaCCACTGGGGGAGGCAGCACAGGCTTCGTCTGATGGAGACCAAACCCCtgataaaaacaagaaaaagaaccGCTGCTTTTCATGCCGGAAGAAAGTGGGCCTTACTG GTTTTGACTGTCGCTGCGGCAACCTGTTCTGTGCCATTCACCGTTATTCTGACAAACACGACTGTCCCTATGATTACCGGAGTGCAGCCGCTGCCCGCATACGCAAGGAGAACCCCATCGTGGTGGCTGAGAAAATTCAGAAGTTATGA
- the zgc:77486 gene encoding AN1-type zinc finger protein 5 isoform X1 produces MSGALAGQEAARSTGDTICTNLKPRVVDSPRYLEFQSMAQETNQTQVPMLCTMGCGFYGNPRTNGMCSVCYKEHLQRQQGGGRSSPPGEKAATSPAGSPGSAGVTVESTTSEPSTEVAGTPPEEQTTSPSSPSPVTQQMTAMSISQDSGAVDSDRAEAEEGEEEGTSNSTEPLGEAAQASSDGDQTPDKNKKKNRCFSCRKKVGLTGFDCRCGNLFCAIHRYSDKHDCPYDYRSAAAARIRKENPIVVAEKIQKL; encoded by the exons ATGTCGGGAGCTCTCGCAGGGCAGGAGGCCGCTCGCTCTACTGGGGACACAATTTGTACAAATCTGAAGCCCAGGGTCGTCGACAGCCCCCGGTACCTTGAATTCCAG AGCATGGCTCAGGAGACCAATCAGACGCAGGTGCCAATGCTTTGCACTATGGGATGCGGTTTCTATGGTAACCCCCGCACCAACGGCATGTGCTCGGTCTGCTACAAGgaacacctgcagagacaacaGGGAGGGGGGCGATCCAGCCCCCCGGGAGAGAAAG CTGCTACGTCACCAGCAGGATCACCAGGATCAGCTGGTGTGACTGTGGAGAGCACAACTTCAGAGCCTAGTACAGAGGTGGCAGGAACCCCACCTGAGGAACAGACAACCAG CCCTAGTTCTCCCAGCCCAGTAACTCAACAGATGACCGCTATGAGCATCTCCCAGGATTCAGGAGCTGTAGACTCTGATCGAGCGGAGGCTgaggagggtgaagaggagggtaCTTCAAACAGCACAG aaCCACTGGGGGAGGCAGCACAGGCTTCGTCTGATGGAGACCAAACCCCtgataaaaacaagaaaaagaaccGCTGCTTTTCATGCCGGAAGAAAGTGGGCCTTACTG GTTTTGACTGTCGCTGCGGCAACCTGTTCTGTGCCATTCACCGTTATTCTGACAAACACGACTGTCCCTATGATTACCGGAGTGCAGCCGCTGCCCGCATACGCAAGGAGAACCCCATCGTGGTGGCTGAGAAAATTCAGAAGTTATGA